From the genome of Carassius gibelio isolate Cgi1373 ecotype wild population from Czech Republic chromosome B10, carGib1.2-hapl.c, whole genome shotgun sequence, one region includes:
- the LOC127965935 gene encoding arrestin-C, translated as MVDKVFKKTSGNGQLTLYLGKRDYVDHIDSVEPVEGVLKIDPADLGDRKVWIQLACAFRYGREDLDVIGLSFRKDIWIQHIQLYPDAGHKPTLTEMHDTLLKKAGEQGHPFTFNIPTNLPCSVTLQPGPDDKGKACGVDFEVKAYLAQSADDPDEKVDKKDTCRLVIRKIQFAPDNTGSGQKAELCKSFMMSDKPVFLEASLDKEIYYHGDPIPVTVKIKNETTKVVKKIKVTVDQTTDVVLYSADKYTKSVLCEEFGETVEGNATFEKTLPITPLLSNNKEKRGLALDGRLKDEDTNLASTTIIRGGMDKEVLGILVSYKIKVNLMVSGGGLLGGLTASDVTVELPLTLMHPKPKD; from the exons AGTTTTCAAAAAGACCAGTGGAAATGGCCAG CTCACTCTCTACTTGGGGAAGAGAGACTATGTTGACCACATTGACTCAGTTGAGCCTGTTG AGGGTGTACTGAAAATCGATCCTGCAGACCTTGGAGACAGAAAAG TTTGGATTCAGCTGGCCTGCGCTTTCCGCTATGGCCGTGAAGACCTGGACGTGATTGGGCTTTCCTTTAGAAAAGACATCTGGATTCAGCACATACAGCTATATCCTGATGCTGGCCACAAACCCACCCTGACAGAGATGCACGACACTCTCCTGAAGAAAGCTGGAGAGCAGGGTCATCCCTTCACTTTTAAT ATTCCTACCAACCTTCCCTGCTCTGTTACACTTCAGCCTGGCCCAGATGACAAAGGAAAG GCTTGTGGTGTTGATTTTGAGGTCAAGGCCTACTTGGCTCAATCAGCTGATGACCCCGATGAGAAGGTCGACAAGAA GGACACCTGCCGTCTTGTCATTCGCAAAATCCAGTTTGCTCCTGATAACACAGGATCTGGACAAAAAGCTGAGCTCTGCAAGAGCTTTATGATGTCTGATAAGCCTGTTTTTCTGGAAGCCTCTCTGGACAAGGAA ATCTACTACCATGGTGATCCCATCCCAGTCACTGTTAAGATCAAGAATGAGACCACCAaagttgtgaaaaaaatcaaggttACAG TTGACCAAACCACAGACGTCGTTCTCTATTCAGCCGACAAATACACCAAGAGTGTGCTGTGTGAAGAGTTTGG GGAAACTGTAGAAGGAAATGCGACTTTTGAAAAAACCCTCCCGATCACTCCTCTGCTCTCAAACAACAAGGAGAAACGTGGCCTGGCGCTGGACGGCAGACTTAAAGATGAAGACACCAATTTGGCCTCAACCACTAT AATAAGGGGAGGTATGGATAAGGAGGTTCTGGGAATCCTGGTGTCCTACAAGATCAAGGTTAACCTCATGGTATCAGGGGGAGG TCTGCTGGGAGGCTTGACAGCAAG TGATGTGACAGTAGAGCTGCCTCTGACCCTGATGCACCCTAAACCCAAAG ATTGA
- the LOC127965936 gene encoding solute carrier family 35 member F4, translating into MNKFSAKISPSSGPQPVTHHLPTPASEKDPQEQTLVQDESDAKRPSKRCCTRCPFRAIQRVACGLILGACVAVSWAWGTNSAKETLIRHPAPFFIVWFCSIWNILFFPLYYLCHLLMEKQKQLPCTEFRKCSLFLGEELTVRIVLKGAAPFSVLWSLSGYLYLLALCRISKVDVSAVLCCNQAFVFLLSWIGLKDRFMGVRIVAAILSITGIVMLAYGDGFHSDSITGVALGVGSASASALFKVLFRKHAGSVQPGAASVLLSCVGLCSFVLHSWVCVLLYFTHVEYWPPSQHIPWDKLCVMATLLLVFNLLVNLGEIFTYPRLISLGILLTIPASAAVDAFVTETLQMSHVRAAAAGIISAGYLMLQLPENWDDSTLHWLSTLWRGNWREDSVVGEETVMDTAGIARAKPKPAVMTLS; encoded by the exons ATGAACAAATTCTCGGCCAAGATATCTCCTTCCTCCGGACCCCAACCTGTCACACATCACCTGCCCACACCAG CAAGTGAGAAGGATCCTCAGGAGCAGACTTTAGTTCAGGATGAATCTGATGCAAAAAGACCATCTAAACGCTGTTGCACTCGATGTCCATTCCGAGCCATACAGAGGGTGGCATGTGGGCTCATTTTAGGGGCTTGTGTAGCTGTTTCCTGGGCCTGGGGTACCAATAGTGCTAAAGAGACTCTGATAAGACATCCCGCCCCATTCTTCATCGTTTGGTTTTGTAGCATCTGGAACATTCTCTTTTTTCCACTCTATTATCTGTGTCATCTTCTCATGGAGAAACAGAAGCAGTTGCCATGCACGGAGTTCAG AAAGTGCAGTCTGTTCCTGGGTGAAGAGCTGACTGTAAGAATTGTTCTGAAAGGAGCCGCTCCATTCTCTGTGCTATGGAGTTTATCTGGTTATCTGTACTTGTTGGCGCTTTGCCGCATCTCCAAAGTGGATGTAAGTGCCGTCCTCTGCTGCAACCAGGCttttgttttcctcctttcatgGATTGGACTCAAGGACCGCTTCATGGGTGTCAGG ATAGTGGCTGCCATCCTATCCATCACTGGCATTGTTATGTTGGCCTATGGGGATGGTTTCCATAGTGATTCAATCACAGGAGTGGCACTGGGAGTTGGTTCAGCTTCAGCTTCTGCTTTATTCAAG GTGCTTTTCAGGAAGCATGCAGGAAGTGTCCAACCAGGTGCTGCCAGTGTGTTGCTGTCTTGTGTGGGTCTGTGTAGTTTTGTCCTCCACTCCTGGGTTTGTGTATTGCTGTATTTCACACATGTGGAATACTGGCCTCCCTCTCAGCACATCCCTTGGGATAAACTCTGTGTCATGGCTACTCTACTGCTTG TTTTCAATTTGCTGGTAAATCTGGGAGAAATATTCACGTACCCCAGATTAATTTCATTGGGAATTCTCTTGACCATCCCAGCTAGTGCAG CTGTAGATGCATTTGTGACTGAAACTCTGCAAATGAGCCATGTGCGAGCAGCGGCAGCCGGCATCATCTCAGCAGGGTATCTCATGCTGCAGCTTCCAGAAAACTGGGACGACAGCACTTTGCACTGGCTCAGCACACTGTGGCGTGGAAACTGGCGAGAGGACAGTGTAGTTGGAGAGGAGACTGTAATGGACACTGCTGGGATTGCAAGAGCAAAACCCAAACCAGCTGTAATGACACTCAGCTGA